Proteins encoded by one window of Brachionichthys hirsutus isolate HB-005 unplaced genomic scaffold, CSIRO-AGI_Bhir_v1 contig_1323, whole genome shotgun sequence:
- the LOC137916798 gene encoding integrin alpha-2-like: MAFFPGDLLFFLIIITDRAWQSQSFNVGTAGAKIFSGPSVEEFGYTVKQASNYEGKWLLTGAPWSGFPTNRNGDIYKCPVSGSQNTCEKLNLQDFVTIPDVKNVDVNMSLGLTLTQMAEDAGLMVCGPVWGQQCGSQNFYPGVCTKMSPLFQPQPAFSPAVQTCGGPMDIVIVLDGSNSIYPWEPMTLFVQKLIPSLDIGPLNTQVSVIQYGVNPKFEFRLNEYETKDEAVAAASKITQMFGTLTNTFNAIQFASQRAFSPSYGGRPGAAKVMVVVTDGESHDESIRDAVIAECERQGITRFGIAVLGYYSRHNIDPENLIKEIKSIASLPTEKFFFNVSEEAALSTIAGTLGNRIFNIEGTGKGGDNFKMEMSQVGFSAHYSSKQDVMMLGAVGAYAWSGTVVHQKGSKADIFPFSAFEGALDDRNHSSLLGYSVTTLSDGSTEYFVAGAPRSNHSGQVIVYTVNAQKQTAIIDSERGKQIGSYFGSVLCSLDVDKDKVTDLLLVGAPMFMNGMKREEGRVYLFSVTKGILNEQGFLSGSSPNENARFGMAISAVPDLDVDGFNDVVVGAPLEDNEGGVIYIYNGEKNTLKKQFTQRILGSKLDPQLQYFGRSLDSYKDLNDDTLPDISVGAYGKVVQLWSRGVASVSAKVSFDPNKINIFNKLCDINGRKLTCFNTNLCFIAEFRPKNPVGPIDISYTLTLDADLQASRVTSRGLFSKNNERSLTEKAKIQSTSLCRDYQVYVQEAPDFVNSLSLKVEIEQRSADVNPVLDMFSPSAWEFFNPFTKDCGSDEVCISDLVLSVKTNTKGSSSAPALIRANNQELSFEVAVKDEKENAYNTQLLVTYSSNLYYSSVFPPTEGVKCTAIQTQTVTCQVGYPALTKGEEMGFKINFDYNFHQLQKQAEVTFEAKSDSKEERLADNKVDISIPVRYDAGVVLSWESNINFYVADAAIPVVEMVKTLDDIGPEFNFTVKVSTGNFPLGLLYMTIGLPMRTNGGNQILYITSVDTQGGSISCDSSSLVDPLKIGVKVHEESFSEESLRGIEELDCESAECKRMKCILKDTEVQSDYYVKVKTRIWSGTFVSATYQSIELISSVDVETSNPELVIIERKHLPVALTISKPGEKGEVPVGVIVGSVIGGLLLLALAVGLLWKFGFFKRKYQQLQRDDDDDDTQSRAYVDEVL, from the exons CTGACAGGGCCTGGCAGTCACAGTCCTTCAACGTCGGCACGGCAGGCGCTAAGATCTTCAGCGGACCATCAGTGGAGGAGTTTGGCTACACGGTCAAACAAGCATCAAACTATGAGGGCAAATG GCTCCTGACCGGCGCTCCTTGGAGTGGCTTCCCTAcaaacagaaatggagataTTTACAAGTGTCCAGTCTCAGGGTCCCAAAACACCTGTGAAAAGCTCAATCTTCAAG ATTTTGTCACTATTCCTGATGTCAAAAATGTCGATGTCAACATGTCCCTGGGTTTAACTCTGACCCAGATGGCTGAGGATGCTGgtttgatg GTGTGTGGTCCGGTGTGGGGGCAGCAGTGTGGCAGTCAGAACTTCTACCCAGGGGTGTGTACAAAAATGAGCCCCCTTTTTCAGCCTCAACCTGCCTTCTCTCCTGCCGTCCAAA CGTGCGGGGGGCCCATGGACATTGTGATCGTTTTGGATGGCTCCAACAGCATTTATCCATGGGAACCAATGACATTGTTCGTCCAAAAATTAATACCTTCACTCGACATTGGTCCCCTAAACACGCAG GTCAGCGTCATCCAGTATGGAGTTAATCCAAAGTTTGAATTCAGACTGAACGAGTATGAAACCAAAGATGAGGcggttgctgctgcttccaaAATCACGCAGATGTTTGGCACCCTTACCAATACCTTTAACGCAATCCAATTTGCCAG TCAGAGGGCGTTCAGTCCGAGTTATGGTGGCCGTCCAGGAGCTGCTAAGGTGATGGTGGTCGTCACTGATGGAGAATCCCATGATGAGTCAATCAGAGATGCAGTTATCGCTGAATGTGAACGACAAGGCATCACTCGCTTCGGTATCGCA GTTCTAGGTTATTACAGTCGGCACAACATCGACCCAGAAAACCTGATTAAAGAAATCAAATCCATCGCCAGTTTACCAACAGAGAAATTCTTCTTCAACGTATCAGAGGAGGCGGCTCTCTCGACCATTGCCGGAACTTTGGGGAACCGCATCTTCAACATAGAAG GCACTGGGAAAGGGGGCGATAACTTCAAGATGGAGATGTCCCAGGTGGGATTCAGTGCTCACTACTCCAGCAAACAG GATGTCATGATGCTGGGAGCAGTGGGAGCCTACGCTTGGAGCGGGACGGTCGTCCATCAGAAAGGGTCCAAAGCAGACATCTTTCCCTTCTCAGCTTTCGAGGGAGCCCTTGATGACAGGAACCACAGCTCATTACTGG GTTACTCCGTCACCACACTGAGCGATGGCTCCACAGAATACTTTGTCGCCGGCGCACCCCGCTCCAACCATTCTGGACAAGTTATTGTCTACACAGTCAATGCCCAGAAACAAACTGCTATCATTGACTCAGAAAGAGGGAAACAG ATCGGGTCATACTTTGGAAGTGTCCTGTGCTCGCTGGATGTGGACAAGGATAAGGTGACTGACCTCCTGCTGGTTGGTGCACCCATGTTTATGAACGGCATGAAGAGGGAAGAGGGCAGGGTCTACCTCTTCTCTGTCACCAAG GGCATACTAAACGAGCAGGGGTTCCTCAGCGGTTCATCCCCAAATGAGAATGCTCGTTTTGGGATGGCTATATCTGCAGTTCCTGACCTGGATGTCGATGGGTTCAATGATGTTGTGGTTGGAGCCCCTCTGGAGGACAATGAAGGAGGTGTCATCTACATCTACAACGGGGAGAAGAATACGCTGAAGAAACAGTTCACACAG AGAATCCTTGGCTCTAAGCTGGATCCTCAGTTGCAGTATTTTGGACGGTCCCTGGATAGCTACAAAGATCTGAATGATGACACACTCCCTGACATCTCCGTTGGTGCATATGGCAAAGTAGTGCAGCTTTG GTCCAGAGGTGTAGCATCTGTCAGCGCAAAAGTGTCCTTCGACCCcaataaaatcaacattttcaacaaattGTGCGACATTAACGGACGCAAGCTTACATGCTTCAACACCAATCTCTGCTTTATTGCTGAATTCAGGCCAAAGAACCCAGTTGGACCCATCG ATATATCCTACACCTTAACCCTGGATGCCGACTTGCAAGCGTCCCGTGTGACGTCCAGAGGACTGTTCTCTAAAAACAATGAACGCTCCCTTACAGAAAAGGCAAAGATACAATCTACATCTCTGTGTCGAGACTACCAGGTCTACGTTCAG GAGGCGCCAGACTTTGTTAATTCCCTCAGTCTGAAAGTAGAAATTGAACAACGGAGCGCAGACGTGAACCCTGTTCTCGATATGTTTTCTCCAAGTGCCTGGGAGTTCTTT AACCCCTTCACCAAAGACTGTGGCTCTGACGAGGTTTGCATCAGTGATTTGGTCCTGAGtgtgaagacaaacacaaagggaTCCAG CTCTGCACCGGCTCTGATCAGAGCTAACAACCAAGAACTGTCATTTGAAGTTGCTGTGAAGGACGAAAAGGAGAATGCATACAACACTCAGCTGCTGGTCACGTACTCCAGCAACCTCTACTACTCATCTGTGTTTCCTCCT acagagggagTGAAATGCACCGCAATACAAACTCAAACTGTCACTTGCCAAGTGGGATACCCAGCGCTGACGAAAGGTGAAGAG ATGGGATTTAAAATCAACTTTGATTACAATTTTCATCAGCTGCAAAAGCAAGCCGAGGTGACATTTGAGGCTAAGAG cgATAGTAAAGAAGAAAGACTTGCCGACAACAAGGTGGACATATCCATTCCTGTTCGATACGATGCAGGGGTCGTTCTATCTTG GGAGTCAAATATCAACTTCTACGTGGCAGATGCTGCCATCCCTGTGGTAGAAATGGTGAAAACTCTGGACGACATCGGCCCAGAGTTTAACTTCACAGTTAAG GTTTCAACAGGTAACTTCCCTCTCGGCCTCCTATACATGACCATTGGTCTGCCGATGAGGACTAACGGTGGAAACCAGATCCTCTATATCACCAGCGTGGACACGCAG GGAGGCTCTATCAGCTGTGATTCCAGCAGTCTGGTTGATCCTCTGAAAATCGGGGTGAAGGTCCACGAGGAGTCTTTCTCTGAGGAGAGCCTCCGAGGCATAGAGGAACTG GACTGCGAGAGTGCAGAATGCAAACGTATGAAATGCATCCTCAAAGACACTGAAGTTCAGAGTGACTACTATGTGAAAGTTAAAACGAGGATCTGGAGTGGCACCTTCGTCTcg GCCACCTATCAGAGCATTGAGCTGATTTCCAGCGTTGATGTTGAGACCTCCAACCCTGAGCTGGTCATTATCGAACGCAAACATCTACCG GTGGCGCTGACGATCAGTAAACCTGGAGAGAAAGGCGAGGTTCCCGTGGGAGTGATAGTTGGCAGCGTCATTGGTGGACTGCTCTTGTTGGCTCTGGCTGTTGGCCTGCTGTGGAAG TTTGGGTTTTTCAAGAGAAAATATCAGCAGCTCCAGagagacgacgacgacgacgacacgCAGAGCCGCGCGTACGTCGATGAAGTGCTGTGA
- the LOC137916797 gene encoding follistatin-A: MVGMLKRHLHAGIFLLFIWLCHLMEHQKVQAGNCWLQQGKNGRCQVLYMPGMSREECCRSGRLGTSWTEEDVPNSTLFRWMIFNGGAPNCIPCKESCVNVDCGPGKRCKMNRRSKPRCVCAPDCSNITWKGPVCGTDGKTYKDECALLKAKCKGQPDLDVQYQGKCKKTCRDVLCPGSSTCVVDQTNNAYCVTCNRICPEVTSPEQYLCGNDGIIYASACHLRRATCLLGRSIGVAYEGKCIKAKSCEDIQCSGGKKCLWDARMSRGRCSLCDETCPESRTGEAVCASDNTTYPSECAMKQAACSVGVQMEVKHSGSCNCK; the protein is encoded by the exons ATGGTTGGGATGCTGAAACGCCACCTTCACGCCGGTATTTTTCTCCTGTTCATATGGCTTTGTCACCTCATGGAACATCAAAAAGTTCAAG cTGGAAACTGTTGGTTGCAGCAGGGGAAGAACGGGCGGTGCCAGGTGCTCTACATGCCCGGGATGAGCAGGGAGGAGTGCTGCCGGAGTGGAAGGCTGGGGACGTCCTGGACCGAGGAAGACGTCCCCAACAGCACCTTATTTAGGTGGATGATCTTCAATGGCGGGGCCCCCAATTGTATACCTTGCAAAG aATCCTGCGTTAATGTCGACTGCGGGCCTGGCAAGAGGTGCAAGATGAACAGAAGAAGTAAGCCGCGCTGCGTGTGCGCGCCAGACTGCTCCAACATCACGTGGAAGGGACCTGTCTGCGGCACAGATGGGAAGACCTACAAGGACGAATGCGCGCTGCTGAAGGCAAAATGCAAAGGCCAGCCCGACCTGGACGTGCAGTACCAGGGAAAATGCAAAA AAACGTGCCGTGACGTCTTGTGCCCCGGCAGCTCCACATGCGTCGTGGACCAGACAAACAATGCGTATTGTGTGACGTGTAATAGGATTTGCCCAGAAGTGACGTCACCTGAGCAGTACCTGTGTGGAAACGATGGGATCATCTATGCCAGCGCGTGCCACCTGAGAAGAGCGACCTGTCTCCTCGGCAGATCCATCGGGGTGGCCTATGAGGGGAAGTGCATCA AGGCCAAGTCGTGTGAGGACATCCAGTGCAGCGGTGGGAAAAAGTGTCTGTGGGACGCGCGCATGAGCCGAGGCCGTTGCTCGCTGTGTGACGAGACATGTCCAGAGAGCAGGACAGGTGAGGCCGTGTGCGCCAGCGACAACACCACGTATCCCAGCGAATGTGCCATGAAACAAGCGGCTTGCTCTGTGGGGGTGCAGATGGAAGTCAAGCATTCAGGATCTTGCAACTGTAAGTAA